A DNA window from Thiopseudomonas alkaliphila contains the following coding sequences:
- a CDS encoding SdiA-regulated domain-containing protein: MFKVRWKIVVLMALLILLGSASHYFHWHQQLLFWVKETTVRQKVREQSIWLPDYEAVIQAKELPGLEKYETSALTWNPATQTLFSVTGKIPQLVEISPEGELLRRIELEGFADPEGVEVIDAQRMAIIDERRGEMVVFKLPIKGDVLRYAELVAVNLGIVKAGNKGFEGIAWDAVNQRMILAKERSPYGLFSLPFPDDNNFPKTLQELPSKHLFVRDMSSLAIDPRTGHMLVLSDESRLLVELDENGETVSYISLVRGFNGLKKSINQAEGVAIDEHGTIYLVSEPNLFYVFKKLKN, from the coding sequence TTGTTTAAAGTACGCTGGAAAATCGTTGTTCTTATGGCCTTATTAATATTACTCGGTAGTGCCAGCCATTATTTTCATTGGCATCAACAGTTATTGTTTTGGGTTAAAGAAACCACAGTCAGACAAAAAGTGCGCGAGCAAAGTATTTGGTTGCCCGATTATGAGGCGGTGATTCAAGCTAAGGAACTGCCGGGCCTAGAAAAGTATGAGACCTCGGCTTTAACTTGGAACCCAGCCACTCAAACGTTATTTAGCGTAACAGGCAAGATACCGCAACTTGTGGAAATCTCACCTGAGGGTGAGCTGTTGCGCAGAATTGAGCTTGAAGGGTTTGCTGATCCGGAAGGGGTTGAGGTAATTGATGCACAACGCATGGCTATTATCGATGAGCGTCGTGGCGAAATGGTGGTGTTTAAACTGCCGATTAAAGGCGATGTATTACGTTATGCAGAATTGGTCGCAGTCAACTTAGGCATTGTTAAAGCCGGCAATAAAGGTTTTGAAGGGATTGCTTGGGATGCGGTGAATCAGCGCATGATTTTAGCTAAAGAACGCAGTCCCTATGGGTTGTTTAGTCTGCCATTTCCTGACGACAATAACTTTCCTAAGACCCTGCAAGAGCTGCCTTCGAAGCATTTATTTGTGCGTGATATGTCATCTCTGGCGATTGACCCACGTACAGGACACATGCTGGTGTTATCCGATGAGTCGCGGTTGTTGGTAGAGCTAGATGAAAATGGGGAAACGGTCAGCTATATCAGTTTAGTTCGCGGTTTTAACGGCTTGAAAAAGAGTATTAATCAAGCCGAAGGGGTAGCGATAGATGAGCACGGCACAATTTATTTAGTCAGTGAGCCAAACTTATTCTATGTCTTTAAAAAGCTCAAGAATTAG
- a CDS encoding cytochrome b/b6 domain-containing protein — protein sequence MVRSIRVWDAPLRVFHWLLAAATFGALYTGWQGGSLMQWHGRLGILIVALLAFRLSWMLVGSTYARIDRLLCSVLQLPKYLKGQWHQAGHNPLGVLSVFALLGLLTWQAVTGLFTYDDIAFRGPLARLVSTSTSLEITSLHRLGLWFIVGLISLHILAIALHALVKKHNLVKPMITGQAKATHDSQQDAKGGGWIALVFSLIVAAGAYYLASGAWVPPPPPPAPSAFSF from the coding sequence ATGGTTCGCTCAATTCGTGTATGGGATGCACCCTTGCGGGTGTTTCATTGGTTACTTGCCGCTGCCACCTTCGGTGCGCTCTATACTGGCTGGCAAGGCGGCAGTTTAATGCAATGGCACGGACGCTTAGGCATCTTGATTGTCGCCTTACTGGCCTTTCGTTTGAGCTGGATGCTAGTTGGCTCGACCTATGCCCGAATTGATCGCTTACTCTGCTCGGTACTGCAATTGCCAAAGTACTTGAAGGGTCAGTGGCACCAAGCCGGTCACAATCCACTAGGCGTATTATCGGTTTTCGCGCTGCTCGGCTTGCTGACCTGGCAAGCAGTGACGGGCTTATTTACCTACGACGACATTGCCTTTCGCGGTCCCTTAGCCCGCTTGGTCAGCACCAGCACCAGCTTAGAAATCACCAGCCTGCACCGCTTAGGCCTCTGGTTTATTGTCGGCTTAATTAGCTTACACATTCTGGCCATTGCTCTGCATGCGTTAGTTAAAAAGCATAATTTAGTCAAACCCATGATCACCGGCCAAGCCAAAGCGACCCATGACAGCCAACAAGATGCCAAAGGAGGCGGCTGGATCGCCTTAGTCTTTTCCCTGATAGTAGCTGCTGGTGCGTACTATTTAGCCAGTGGTGCTTGGGTTCCTCCACCACCGCCACCAGCACCTTCAGCCTTTAGTTTCTAA
- the nudE gene encoding ADP compounds hydrolase NudE, with protein sequence MRKKPEILATQEVAKSRLFRVEQLELRFSNGVQRTYERLRGKPGGLGAVMIVAMLDAENFVLIEEYCAGTESYELTLPKGLIDPGEDALMAANRELQEEAGYAARELEWITELSLSPGYMSQRIQVVLARDLYPSRLEGDEPEPMGVETASLNDLLGLLARPNFSEGRALAALYVVRDLLQQRGLLKPTDVKGAP encoded by the coding sequence ATGCGTAAAAAACCTGAAATTTTAGCTACTCAAGAAGTGGCAAAGAGCCGTTTATTTCGGGTAGAACAATTAGAGCTACGCTTCAGTAATGGCGTGCAGCGCACCTACGAGCGCTTACGCGGTAAACCCGGCGGCCTAGGTGCGGTGATGATTGTGGCCATGCTCGATGCCGAAAACTTTGTGTTAATTGAAGAGTACTGCGCCGGCACTGAAAGCTACGAATTAACCCTACCTAAGGGGCTGATTGATCCCGGTGAAGATGCCTTAATGGCCGCCAATCGTGAGCTGCAAGAAGAAGCAGGCTATGCTGCCCGTGAACTAGAATGGATCACCGAGCTGAGCTTATCGCCCGGCTATATGAGCCAACGCATACAAGTGGTGCTGGCTCGCGATTTATACCCATCTCGGCTTGAGGGTGATGAGCCTGAACCTATGGGGGTTGAAACAGCCTCGCTCAATGACTTACTCGGCTTATTAGCTCGCCCTAACTTTTCGGAAGGCCGCGCTTTAGCGGCGCTCTATGTGGTACGCGATCTATTACAGCAGCGCGGCTTACTCAAGCCTACTGATGTTAAGGGAGCACCTTAA
- the rdgB gene encoding RdgB/HAM1 family non-canonical purine NTP pyrophosphatase, whose translation MKELVLASHNPGKLKELQAMLGAQVKLRSIAEFSQVEPEETGLSFIENAILKARHAAEVSGLPALADDSGLAVDYLGGAPGIYSARFAADEGAKGDAANNAKLLRVLEGVPEAERGAQFVCVLALMRHAADPLPLVCEGLWQGRILLQAQGQHGFGYDPLFWLEEHQCSSAELAPELKNQHSHRALAMRLLKQRLGL comes from the coding sequence ATGAAAGAACTTGTTCTCGCCAGCCATAACCCAGGCAAACTCAAAGAGCTACAAGCGATGCTCGGAGCGCAGGTCAAACTGCGTTCGATTGCTGAGTTTAGCCAAGTCGAGCCTGAAGAAACGGGCTTAAGCTTTATTGAAAATGCCATTTTAAAAGCCCGACATGCTGCCGAAGTTTCGGGCTTACCGGCCTTAGCCGATGATTCGGGACTGGCTGTGGATTATTTAGGCGGTGCGCCGGGTATTTATTCGGCGCGCTTCGCTGCCGATGAAGGTGCTAAAGGTGATGCGGCGAATAACGCCAAATTGTTGCGCGTGCTTGAAGGTGTACCTGAAGCTGAACGGGGTGCGCAGTTTGTCTGTGTTTTAGCACTTATGCGCCACGCGGCTGATCCACTACCGCTGGTGTGTGAAGGACTGTGGCAGGGCCGTATTTTGTTGCAAGCTCAAGGCCAACATGGCTTTGGCTATGATCCTTTATTTTGGCTTGAGGAGCATCAGTGCAGTAGCGCAGAGTTAGCCCCAGAGCTGAAAAATCAGCATAGCCATCGGGCGCTGGCGATGCGTTTGCTTAAGCAACGCTTAGGACTGTAA
- a CDS encoding DUF167 family protein, with the protein MLETVWRQEGEDIVLFCHLQPGARTTELAGLHDGRLKIRIQAPPVEGKANTVLIHFLSKLFGVPKRRVLIESGELNRQKRVRIIAPANNPLLT; encoded by the coding sequence GTGCTTGAGACAGTATGGCGTCAAGAGGGTGAGGATATTGTCTTATTTTGTCACTTGCAGCCTGGTGCACGTACAACTGAATTAGCAGGCTTGCATGATGGGCGTCTTAAAATACGGATTCAAGCGCCTCCTGTTGAAGGTAAAGCTAATACAGTCCTGATTCATTTTCTGAGTAAATTATTCGGTGTGCCAAAACGTCGAGTTCTTATTGAATCTGGTGAGCTTAATCGACAAAAACGTGTGCGTATTATTGCGCCTGCAAACAATCCGCTTTTAACTTAG
- the metX gene encoding homoserine O-succinyltransferase MetX — protein MPSTFPEDSVGLVTPQIAEFEQPLELDCGKTLPAYQIIYETYGQLNAAGSNAVLICHALSGHHHAAGYHSPEDKKPGWWDACIGPGKAIDTNKFFVVSLNNLGGCHGSTGPASIDPETGKQYGATFPIVTVKDWVRSQVRLADRLGIKQWAAVVGGSMGGMQAMQWSIMYPERVRHCVAIAAAPKLSAQNIAFNEVARQAIMKDPDFHGGDFAAHGVIPKRGLMLARMVGHITYLSDDSMGQKFGRELRSDCLTYDFNNIEFQVESYLRYQGEQFSTRFDGNTYLLMTKALDYFDPAADFNDDLSAAMAEASASFFIVSFTTDWRFSPARSREIVDALISADKRVTYLEVDAPQGHDAFLIPIPRYLQAFSGFMQRIEV, from the coding sequence GTGCCTTCTACATTTCCTGAAGATTCTGTGGGGTTAGTGACTCCACAAATCGCTGAGTTTGAGCAGCCACTTGAGCTGGACTGCGGCAAAACCCTACCGGCTTATCAAATTATTTATGAAACCTATGGCCAGTTGAATGCTGCTGGCAGTAACGCAGTGCTAATTTGTCACGCGTTATCGGGTCATCATCATGCGGCTGGTTACCATTCGCCGGAGGATAAAAAGCCTGGCTGGTGGGATGCCTGTATTGGTCCGGGTAAAGCCATTGATACCAATAAGTTTTTTGTGGTGAGCTTGAATAACCTTGGCGGCTGCCATGGCTCTACTGGACCTGCCAGTATTGATCCTGAAACCGGCAAGCAGTACGGCGCAACCTTCCCAATTGTTACGGTTAAGGATTGGGTGCGTAGCCAAGTGCGCCTAGCGGATCGCTTAGGTATTAAACAATGGGCAGCCGTGGTTGGCGGCAGCATGGGCGGTATGCAGGCAATGCAGTGGAGTATCATGTATCCCGAACGGGTACGCCATTGCGTGGCAATTGCTGCGGCGCCTAAATTATCTGCGCAGAATATTGCCTTTAATGAGGTAGCGCGCCAAGCAATTATGAAAGATCCTGACTTTCATGGCGGAGACTTTGCCGCCCATGGCGTCATTCCTAAGCGTGGATTAATGTTGGCGCGGATGGTCGGGCACATTACCTATTTGTCCGATGACTCCATGGGGCAAAAGTTTGGCCGTGAACTGCGCAGTGATTGCCTAACCTATGACTTTAATAATATCGAGTTTCAGGTTGAAAGCTATTTGCGTTATCAGGGCGAGCAGTTTTCTACCCGCTTTGATGGCAATACCTATCTGTTAATGACTAAGGCTTTGGATTATTTTGATCCTGCCGCTGACTTTAACGATGATCTGAGTGCTGCAATGGCTGAAGCCAGTGCCAGTTTCTTTATTGTGTCCTTTACTACTGACTGGCGTTTCTCGCCGGCGCGTTCACGGGAAATTGTCGATGCGTTGATTTCAGCTGACAAGCGAGTGACTTATTTAGAGGTGGATGCGCCCCAAGGGCATGATGCGTTCTTGATTCCGATTCCTCGTTATTTACAAGCCTTTAGCGGCTTTATGCAGCGGATTGAGGTGTGA
- a CDS encoding YggS family pyridoxal phosphate-dependent enzyme → MSTNLAQNFQQVCQRLEQASLELAAGAAAPQLLAVSKYHSSSLIAELYQLGQVAFAESYVQEALSKQQELAGLAIEWHFIGPIQSNKTKQIAQHFTWVHSVDRLKVAERLNKACADSGRRLNICLQVNISREASKSGCLPEELPALAIAVQSLPYLQLRGLMAIPNPTEDIAEQRANFAKVAALQAQLNQILDDPLDTLSMGMSNDLEAAVAEGATYVRIGTALFGART, encoded by the coding sequence ATGTCTACTAACTTAGCACAAAATTTTCAGCAAGTTTGCCAACGGTTGGAACAGGCAAGTTTAGAGCTTGCTGCTGGGGCAGCCGCTCCACAACTCTTAGCGGTTAGCAAATACCACAGCAGTTCTTTAATTGCAGAGCTATATCAATTAGGGCAGGTTGCTTTTGCAGAGAGCTATGTGCAAGAGGCCTTAAGTAAGCAACAGGAGCTAGCAGGGCTTGCAATAGAGTGGCATTTCATTGGGCCAATTCAATCCAATAAAACTAAACAAATTGCGCAGCACTTTACTTGGGTGCATTCGGTTGATCGCTTAAAGGTTGCCGAGCGTTTAAATAAAGCCTGTGCTGATAGTGGTCGGCGTTTAAATATTTGTTTGCAAGTTAATATCAGTCGTGAAGCCAGTAAGTCAGGCTGTTTACCCGAAGAACTGCCAGCCTTAGCTATAGCTGTGCAGTCTTTGCCTTATTTGCAGTTACGAGGATTAATGGCTATTCCTAACCCAACTGAAGATATCGCCGAACAGCGTGCAAACTTTGCTAAAGTGGCAGCATTGCAAGCGCAGCTTAATCAAATCCTTGATGACCCATTAGATACGCTATCTATGGGGATGAGTAATGATTTAGAGGCAGCCGTGGCTGAAGGTGCCACCTACGTGCGTATAGGAACAGCGTTATTTGGTGCACGTACTTAA
- the metW gene encoding methionine biosynthesis protein MetW: MRADLALIEQWIPKGSRVLDLGCGDGELLASLMKHKQVTGYGLEIAADNIAACIDKGVNVIEQDLDQGLSNFDSDSFDVVVMSQALQVVHYPDKILQEMLRVGKTCIITFPNFGHWRCRWYLATKGQMPVSEFMPYTWYNTPNIHFCTFKDFEVMCQQMNMQVLDRLAVDSQYEKTVASDLWPNLFGEVGIYRVTANRHN, from the coding sequence ATGCGTGCCGATTTAGCGTTAATTGAACAGTGGATTCCTAAAGGCAGCCGGGTGCTGGACTTAGGCTGCGGTGATGGTGAGTTGTTGGCTTCATTGATGAAGCACAAACAAGTCACTGGTTATGGTTTAGAAATTGCGGCCGACAACATTGCTGCCTGTATCGACAAAGGCGTCAATGTGATTGAACAAGACCTTGACCAAGGCTTGAGTAATTTTGATAGTGATAGTTTTGATGTGGTGGTGATGAGCCAAGCACTGCAAGTGGTGCATTACCCGGACAAAATTTTGCAAGAAATGCTGCGGGTGGGTAAAACCTGCATCATCACCTTTCCAAACTTTGGGCACTGGCGTTGCCGTTGGTACTTAGCTACTAAAGGGCAGATGCCGGTGTCTGAGTTTATGCCCTACACCTGGTACAACACACCGAACATTCACTTCTGTACCTTTAAAGATTTTGAGGTGATGTGTCAGCAAATGAATATGCAGGTGTTAGATCGTCTCGCGGTAGATAGTCAGTATGAGAAAACCGTGGCCAGTGATCTGTGGCCGAACCTCTTTGGTGAGGTGGGGATTTATCGGGTCACGGCTAATCGTCACAACTAA
- the proC gene encoding pyrroline-5-carboxylate reductase — protein MKKIAFIGGGNMAASLIGGLVSNGWTAEYIIVSDPSVERLAYLQHTFGIQTTQDNSAAAAYAEVIVLAVKPQVMQSVCMSLSEQVGSQLIISIAAGIPCSVISQWLGSQTVIRCMPNTPALIGAGISGLFATAVVTAEQKQLAERILQGAGKVSWLTQEVQIDAVTAISGSGPAYFFLLVEAMIASGEQLGLSRAVATELAQQTALGAAKMLVQSPHDAATLRQQVTSPQGTTEAAIKTFLNGGFMALAEQAITAAATRSQELAQQLSQ, from the coding sequence ATGAAAAAAATTGCATTTATTGGCGGTGGTAATATGGCCGCCAGTCTAATCGGTGGTTTAGTGAGCAATGGATGGACTGCCGAGTATATTATAGTGAGTGATCCAAGTGTTGAGCGACTGGCATATTTACAGCACACTTTTGGAATTCAGACTACGCAAGATAATAGTGCAGCAGCAGCGTATGCTGAAGTGATAGTGTTAGCAGTCAAACCTCAGGTGATGCAGTCTGTTTGTATGAGCTTGAGTGAGCAAGTAGGCTCGCAATTGATTATTTCAATTGCTGCAGGCATTCCCTGCTCAGTTATTAGTCAATGGCTGGGCAGCCAAACAGTCATTCGCTGCATGCCCAATACTCCAGCTTTGATTGGAGCGGGTATTAGTGGATTGTTTGCAACTGCAGTAGTTACAGCGGAGCAAAAACAATTAGCAGAAAGAATTTTGCAAGGTGCAGGCAAGGTCAGTTGGTTAACACAAGAAGTACAAATTGATGCGGTAACTGCTATTTCAGGAAGTGGTCCGGCATATTTTTTCTTGCTAGTTGAAGCGATGATAGCAAGTGGTGAGCAACTCGGCTTAAGTCGTGCGGTGGCTACTGAGCTAGCTCAGCAAACGGCCTTAGGCGCAGCTAAAATGCTTGTACAGAGTCCGCATGATGCAGCGACCTTGCGTCAGCAGGTGACTTCACCACAGGGTACAACGGAAGCAGCGATTAAGACTTTTTTAAACGGTGGTTTTATGGCCTTAGCTGAGCAAGCCATTACCGCAGCTGCGACTCGCTCGCAAGAGTTGGCTCAGCAGTTGAGTCAGTAA
- a CDS encoding DUF4426 domain-containing protein, which produces MRHLIVLLLSAVLALPVLAAERMQRLGEVEAHYSVFNSSFLQPEIAKASGLTRSKELGVLNLSFVQQGKGQVVKLSGTVTDLMSKTTPLTFRETKEGSAVYYLAQFKQSSREILKFKIEAEFADGQRHTLQFSQEVFPD; this is translated from the coding sequence ATGCGTCATTTAATCGTCCTATTGCTCAGTGCGGTGTTAGCTTTACCGGTATTGGCTGCAGAGCGTATGCAGCGCTTAGGTGAAGTGGAGGCCCATTACAGTGTGTTTAATTCCAGTTTTTTACAGCCCGAGATTGCTAAAGCCAGTGGCTTAACCCGCAGTAAAGAGCTAGGCGTATTGAACTTGTCTTTTGTGCAACAGGGTAAAGGTCAGGTAGTAAAACTTAGCGGTACGGTGACCGACTTAATGAGTAAAACTACGCCATTAACCTTTCGCGAAACCAAAGAAGGCAGTGCGGTGTATTACTTAGCGCAGTTCAAGCAAAGCAGCCGTGAAATTTTAAAATTCAAGATTGAGGCTGAGTTTGCCGATGGCCAGCGCCATACCCTGCAATTCAGCCAAGAAGTTTTTCCGGACTAA
- the cysQ gene encoding 3'(2'),5'-bisphosphate nucleotidase CysQ yields the protein MQISDALMQAVVALVMEAGAAILPYWKTNTEVSQKPDNSPVTAADLAAHHVLSQGLQHIAPEIPVLSEEDCAIALSERQQWQRWWLVDPLDGTKEFINGSDEFTVNVALIEQGQVVFGVVGVPVRQQCFYGGAELGAWLIEPHSSPQPIKVRNSPETLTVVASRRHSSELQEQLLATLKQQFAVELANIGSSLKFCLLAQGLVDFYPRLAPTSQWDTAAAQAVVEGAGGVVLKLDGSRFNYPAQASLLNPYFMALAKDAPWFASLRPLLAQAKA from the coding sequence ATGCAGATTTCTGATGCGCTAATGCAAGCCGTTGTGGCGCTGGTGATGGAAGCCGGTGCAGCCATTTTGCCTTACTGGAAAACCAACACCGAAGTTAGCCAAAAACCAGATAACTCCCCAGTCACTGCGGCAGACTTGGCCGCCCATCATGTCTTAAGCCAAGGTTTGCAGCACATTGCTCCCGAAATCCCAGTGCTCTCGGAAGAGGACTGCGCTATTGCCCTAAGTGAGCGCCAGCAATGGCAGCGTTGGTGGTTGGTTGATCCGCTCGATGGCACCAAAGAGTTTATCAATGGCAGTGATGAATTTACCGTCAATGTGGCGCTAATCGAGCAGGGCCAAGTGGTCTTTGGTGTAGTTGGCGTACCTGTGCGGCAGCAATGTTTTTATGGCGGCGCTGAGTTAGGCGCTTGGTTAATCGAACCACACAGCAGCCCACAGCCGATTAAGGTACGTAACAGCCCTGAAACACTGACTGTAGTCGCCAGTCGCCGCCATAGTTCAGAGTTACAAGAGCAACTCTTAGCCACCCTCAAACAACAATTTGCAGTAGAACTGGCCAACATTGGCAGCTCGCTCAAGTTTTGTTTATTAGCCCAGGGGTTAGTCGATTTTTATCCACGCCTTGCGCCCACTTCGCAGTGGGATACCGCCGCCGCCCAAGCGGTAGTCGAAGGCGCTGGCGGCGTAGTATTGAAGTTAGATGGCAGTCGTTTTAATTACCCAGCTCAAGCGAGCTTACTTAACCCTTATTTTATGGCATTAGCAAAAGATGCGCCGTGGTTTGCCAGTTTGCGTCCCCTGCTGGCACAAGCTAAGGCTTAA
- a CDS encoding type IV pilus twitching motility protein PilT — protein sequence MNITELLAFSAKQGASDLHLSAGLPPMIRVDGDMRRMDAPIMEHKQVHSLICSLMNDRQLKDYETNLETDFSFEVSGVARFRVNAFTQHRGSAAVFRTIPNTALSMEDLEMGDVFRRIAETPRGLVLVTGPTGSGKSTTLAAMIDYLNNNFHRHILTIEDPIEFVHESKRCLINQREVHRDTLNFNQALRSALREDPDIILVGELRDLETIRLALTAAETGHLVFGTLHTTSAAKTIDRIIDVFPAGEKPMIRSMLSESLEAVISQTLLKKNGGGRVAAHEIMLNTPAIRNLIREDKIAQMYSAIQTSGALGMQTLDRSLHELVSRGLISTERAREKAKTPTNF from the coding sequence ATGAATATTACCGAATTACTGGCTTTTAGTGCCAAACAAGGCGCATCAGATTTACACTTATCGGCAGGATTACCACCAATGATTCGTGTAGACGGTGATATGCGTCGAATGGATGCGCCTATAATGGAGCACAAACAGGTTCATTCATTAATTTGTAGTCTTATGAATGATCGCCAACTAAAAGACTATGAAACTAATTTAGAAACAGATTTCTCATTTGAAGTTTCTGGTGTTGCCCGCTTCCGAGTCAATGCTTTTACTCAGCATCGCGGCTCAGCAGCAGTGTTTCGAACTATTCCAAACACCGCACTCTCCATGGAAGACCTAGAGATGGGAGACGTGTTTCGCCGTATTGCTGAAACTCCACGTGGCTTAGTGTTGGTTACTGGTCCAACAGGGTCTGGTAAGTCCACGACTCTAGCAGCGATGATCGACTATCTAAATAACAACTTTCATCGCCATATTCTCACCATTGAAGATCCTATCGAATTCGTTCACGAGTCGAAACGCTGTCTAATAAATCAACGTGAAGTACATCGCGACACATTAAATTTCAATCAAGCATTACGCTCAGCTCTCCGAGAAGATCCAGATATTATTCTAGTAGGTGAGTTACGTGACTTAGAGACTATTCGTTTAGCTCTTACAGCTGCAGAAACAGGGCATCTAGTTTTCGGTACCCTACACACCACCTCTGCAGCTAAAACCATTGATCGTATCATCGATGTGTTTCCTGCTGGAGAGAAACCTATGATCCGATCAATGCTTTCCGAATCACTAGAAGCAGTAATCTCCCAAACATTATTGAAAAAAAATGGAGGGGGACGCGTTGCTGCCCATGAAATCATGCTTAATACCCCTGCCATTCGAAACTTAATAAGAGAAGATAAGATCGCCCAAATGTACTCCGCAATTCAAACCAGTGGAGCTTTAGGCATGCAAACTCTTGATCGCTCACTGCATGAGTTAGTTAGCCGTGGTTTAATTAGTACCGAAAGAGCACGTGAAAAAGCTAAAACACCTACTAATTTTTAA
- the yrfG gene encoding GMP/IMP nucleotidase encodes MLPLPWAEIDTVLLDMDGTLLDLHFDNYFWLHHLPACYAKQHRLSLEQAKAYLQPLLASYQGQLAWYCTDFWSEKLQLPIVQMKRDTAEKIAWRPEAQAFLQRLGAMGKQRVLITNAHPDSLQIKLEQVALAPYLDQIISSHTLGYPKEDQCFWQALQAQLQFSRARSVFFDDSEAVLTSAQHYGVAHTLAIAQPDSQGPFKHYQHFSAVQSFMALFES; translated from the coding sequence ATGTTGCCATTACCGTGGGCCGAGATAGATACCGTGCTATTAGATATGGACGGTACCTTGCTGGACTTACATTTTGATAATTATTTTTGGCTGCATCATTTGCCTGCCTGTTATGCCAAGCAACATCGGCTGAGCCTAGAGCAAGCAAAGGCCTATTTACAGCCATTACTGGCCAGTTATCAAGGTCAATTAGCCTGGTATTGCACCGACTTTTGGAGCGAAAAGCTGCAGCTGCCGATTGTGCAGATGAAACGTGATACGGCCGAAAAAATTGCGTGGCGCCCAGAAGCCCAAGCATTTTTACAGCGTTTAGGAGCGATGGGTAAACAGCGGGTGTTAATTACCAACGCCCATCCTGACTCGTTACAGATTAAGTTAGAACAGGTGGCTTTAGCGCCTTATTTAGACCAGATAATTAGCTCCCATACGCTTGGCTATCCGAAAGAAGATCAGTGTTTCTGGCAGGCACTACAGGCACAGTTGCAGTTTAGTCGTGCGCGGAGTGTGTTCTTTGATGACAGTGAAGCGGTGTTAACCAGCGCTCAGCACTATGGCGTTGCACATACCTTAGCCATTGCCCAGCCAGATAGCCAAGGGCCATTCAAGCATTACCAGCACTTTAGTGCAGTACAGAGCTTTATGGCGTTATTTGAATCTTAA
- a CDS encoding YggT family protein → MNEALSGGQALLYAVKVLGGFYIFLVMMRFLLQLVYADFYNPISQFMVKSTQPLLAPLRRLLPSKGRLDFASLVLAVGLQTGLILIMLVLIFDSSVLGDFALSAVLWSIVLLGKLAVKIFYFSLIISVILSWIAPMSRHPAAELINQVVDPMLGIFRRFLPNLGGLDISPIFAIIGLNLLDNFVLMNLAQAVNMPSILLGSF, encoded by the coding sequence ATGAACGAAGCACTTTCTGGCGGGCAAGCGTTACTGTATGCAGTAAAAGTATTAGGTGGCTTTTATATTTTTTTAGTCATGATGCGTTTTTTACTGCAATTGGTGTACGCAGATTTTTACAATCCAATTTCACAGTTTATGGTTAAAAGTACTCAGCCATTATTAGCTCCATTAAGACGCTTATTGCCATCTAAAGGACGTCTAGATTTTGCGTCTTTAGTTCTGGCAGTTGGGTTGCAAACAGGGCTAATTCTCATAATGTTGGTACTGATATTTGATAGCAGTGTGTTGGGCGATTTTGCTCTCAGTGCGGTACTTTGGAGTATTGTGTTGTTAGGTAAGTTAGCGGTAAAAATATTTTATTTTTCGTTAATTATCAGTGTGATTTTATCGTGGATCGCACCAATGAGTCGCCATCCTGCTGCAGAACTGATTAATCAGGTAGTTGATCCAATGCTAGGTATTTTCCGACGTTTCCTTCCTAATTTAGGAGGGCTGGATATTTCGCCAATCTTTGCCATTATTGGACTTAACTTGCTTGATAACTTTGTACTGATGAATTTAGCTCAGGCAGTTAATATGCCCAGTATTTTATTAGGGAGTTTTTAA